The Spirosoma oryzicola region AATGCCCGATTACATATCCTGCACATCTCGACGGCTGACGAACTGAAGTTATTCGCTAACGACCGGCCGTTAACGGAAAAGCGCATTACAGCGGAGGTGTGTGTCCATCACCTTTGGTTTGATAGTGATGATTACAAACGCCTGGGCAATCTGATTAAATGCAATCCGGCCATAAAAGCTCCGCATCACAAGGAAGCGCTAATGACGGCTCTGCTGGATGATCGACTGGATATAATTGCTACAGACCATGCTCCGCACACTTGGGCGGAAAAGAAGCAATCGTATTGGCAGGCTCCATCTGGGTTACCGTTGGTACAGCACCCGCTTTTGTTGATGCTTGATTTTGTTCAGCAGGGTAAGCTACCGATTGAAACCGTTGTCCGCAAGATGTGCCACGCCCCCGCCGATTGTTTTCAGATTGACCGGCGTGGTTATGCGCGTGAAGGATACTGGGCGGATCTAGTACTTGTCGATACCAATCGGCCAACAACCGTTTCGAAAGAAAATGTACTGTATCAATGCGGATGGTCGCCATTAGAAGGCCATACATTCGGGGCTACGGTAACGCACACGATTGTGTCGGGTGAACAGGTATACGCACAAGGACAGTTTCTGACCCACCAGTCAGGAAAGCGGATGCTATTTAATCGATAGTACGAAAAAAATATGGTCTAGATCTTGCACAGTCAGGAAAGTGTACCGTATCTTTGCAATCCCAAACAAGGGGAAACGTACTGCCGAAGTGGTGAAATTGGTAGACACGCACGTTTCAGGGGCGTGTGTCTTTACGGACATGCGAGTTCGAGTCTCGCCTTCGGCACCACCTTAAGCCGCAATCTATTGATTGCGGCTTTTGTTTTATAATTAACTTGTCCGCCACGACACTGCCCCTCTATACTACCCCTGAATGCGGCATGATTGGTCTGCCCCTTTTGAACACTGTTGAATAACCAGCAGTCTCTTTTCGGTTTCAATAATCCATTTACCAAGATTGCGCGTACGAGCGTGATCGATTCGAAGACGGCTACCGAGACGACACTTAGCCCGTTAGAGAAAGAAAACCGCCCCACTCTTTATCGCCCCTTTGATACTCACTGATTCTAAAAGTAGACTCAAGTCTCTACAAACATTTTTGTTACTGGCTTGTCTACTATAAACTATTCATACATATTGTTTTTCAAGATTAACTCTTTTGCAATCAATGAACGGTGAGCGCGAGCCCCTCGATCAAACTATTACCGCCGACTATGAGCGGATAAAGTTTACGCTACAGGCTGCTTGTATTGGAACCTGGGAGCTAGATATAACGAATCAATTGGTTCGTTGGGACGATAGCTGTAAAACGCTTTTTAATTTTTCGGGCGATGATCTGGTAGCCTATGATCAGGTACTGAATTTAATACACCCTGGTGATCGAATTTTAATCGAAGAGATTGTTCAACAGGTAATTAATAACCAGCTTGGTGAGCAGTATAACGTTAAATTTCGTGTTTATGCTGATGAGAGCGGCCAGTTTCGCTGGTTGCAAAGCAGAGGGAAGATACACATAGACAAAAAGACGGGAAGCCGCCGTTTGCTAGGCATATTAGAGGACGTCACTCAGTCGGTTGACGGTCAAGACCAGATTGCTGCTCAGCAGAAGATTGAGATTGACGAGCGATTTCGGGGACTTATTAACGAAGTACCCGTCGCCACTTGTCTTTTGATGGGCGAAGATCTGATTGTCGAAATGGCCAATTCGCCGGCGTTGGCTATCTGCGGAAAAGACCATTCTATAATTGGTAAACCATTAATTGACATCTTCCCCGAACTGAAAGGTGAACTCGTCGAACGGATGTTACATAGTACGTTACGTTCGGGAGAAACCAATCAGACGCGCAACACCCTTGTCGAGTTGATTGTAGATGGTGTATCGCACACCTATTATGTTGATTTTGTATGTAAGCCGTTGCGTAACCCGGCGGGTACTATCAACGCTATCTTAGTCATGGGAATCGACGTCACCGAGCAGGTGATGGCCCGGATGAAGATCGAAGAAAGCAAAGACCAGTTGACGTTTGCCATTGAGGCTGCTGAACTGGGCGTTTGGGATTTGAATCCTGCCACGAACAAATTCACCGCTAATAACCGATTGAAAGAGTGGTTTGGCGTTCCTTCCCAAAAGGAAGTAGAGTTAGATGTAGCACTTAATGCCATCACTGATAAGGACAAACAGCGGGTATCCGGGGCAATCTGGAACGCCTTGCAGGGGCAATCGGGAGGGCAGTACGATATTGAATATACACTCGTCCATCCGGAGACGAAGCATGAGCGAACGGTCCGGGCAAAAGGAAAAGCCCAATTTACCGATAAAGGCGTGGCTTATCGCTTCAATGGTACACTACAGGACATAACTGAGCGTGGACAGATAGAATTGGTCCTAGCCGAAAGTGCGCAAAAATTACGTAGTTTAGTTGAAAGCGCCCCCTTTCCGATTGGCGTTTACGTTGGTAGAGAGATGCGTATTGAACTTGCCAACCAGTCGATTATGGACGTTTGGGGTAAAGGCAACAATGTGGTCGGTAAAACGTACCAGGAGGTGTTACCCGAACTGTCGAATCAAGACATTTACTCCCAACTCGACAACGTTTTCACTTCGGGTATTCCCTTCCATGCTAAAAATCAACGGGTTGATCTTAAGGTAGATGGTAAGTTACAGCCTTACTATTTCAATTATAGCTTTACTCCTCTGTATGATGCCAAGGGGGAAGTGTACGGGGTGATGAATACGGCTGCTGAAGTAACGGACCTGATAGTTGCCAAGCAGCAGATCGAAGACGCTGAGGTGGCTCTTAGAGGGGCAATCGAACTGGCGGAACTGGCTACCTGGAGCGTGGATGCCAACCAGAGCACCTTCACTTTTTCCGAACGATTTATGAATTGGCTTGGCATCACCGAGTCTACAAAAAGTCTGGAGGAAGTGTATAAGTTGTTGCCCGATGAATCGAGGCAGTCAGTGAAAGAAGGAATTGCGGCCTGTCTACAGTCTGGTTCGTCCGGCTTTTACGAGAATGAGCATCCTGTTAGTAACCAACTGACTGGGAAGATGCGCATCATCCATACCCAAGCTCAGCTTTATTTTGATGCCGATAATCAGCCAATAGCGCTTCGAGGTACGGCCCAGGATGTCACTGAGCAACGGCAGGTACAAATAGCCTTGGAGCGGCAAGTCCAGGAGCGGACTGAAGAATTGGCGGCTATCAACGAGGAGTTGGCAGCTACCAACGAAGAATTAGCCGCTACCAATGAGGAACTGGCTGCTACCAATGAAGAGTTAGCCGAATCCAACCAGTTGTTTATTCGCTCCAACCACAACCTTGAGCAATTCGCTTACATTGCCTCGCATGACTTACAGGAACCTTTACGTAAGGTGCAGCAATTCGGCGATCTGTTGATACGACAACATGGCGATCAGCTAGGTGAAGGGGCGATGTATCTGGAGCGCATGCAATCAGCCGCTAGCCGCATGTCGACGTTGATTCGTGACTTACTGACTTTCTCGCGCATTTCGACTCAGCAGGATAGTACAGGGCTGGTAGCTTTGAATGGCGTTATTAACATGGTACTGACAGACTTAGACCTGCGCATTCAGGAGACAAGTGCGGCCGTTAACGTTGGGTCATTACCAGTTATACAAGGCGATAAATCTCAACTGGGGCAATTATTTCAGAACCTGATTAGTAACGCGCTAAAGTTTTTCCGACCTGATATTCTACCCGTTATCAACATCAGTGCTGAATTGATAGAGGTCAGTGATTTACCTCCAACAGTGAAGCCAACGCGCTCGGTAAGGGCTTACTATCGCATCGATGTAGCCGACAACGGAATTGGGTTTGATGAAAAGTACATTGATCGCATCTTCCAGGTTTTTCAACGGCTGCACACCAAAAGCCAGTACGCAGGTACTGGTATCGGATTGGCGATCTGCGAAAAGGTAGCGGCCAATCATGGAGGAGCAATCACCGCTACGAGTCAACCGGGGCAGGGTGCTACTTTTAGCGTATACTTACCGGCCTGAGTCGCTATTGAGGCTGGTAGCAGTCGACTTAGCATTGTCAATACAAACAAAATCCCGTCTGGTTCTAATGCCAGACGGGATTTCTGTTATTATATCTTGTAAAGAAGTTAGGCAATAACTTCGCCAGCTTCTACCAGATTATGTTTTAGTAAGTATTCTGCAATCTGAACGGCGTTGGTAGCTGCTCCCTTGCGAAGGTTATCAGCTACGATCCACATATTCAGCGTGTTCGGCTGACTTTCATCACGACGAATGCGACCGACGAATACTTCGTCTTTTCCGTGCGCTGTCAGTGGCATCGGGTATACTTTGTTTTGCGGGTCATCCTGTACAACAACACCCTCGGCATTGCTGAGTAGTTCAACCACTTCGGTTACGTCAAAATCGTTTTTGAATTCAACGTTTACTGCTTCCGAGTGGCCACCGATGGTTGGAATGCGGACTGTGGTTGCCGTTACCTGAATCGAATCGTCGCCCATGATCTTCTTGGTCTCGTTGACCATTTTCATTTCCTCTTTGGTATAACCATTGTCGAGGAACACGTCGATATGGGGTAATACGTTCAGGTCAATCGGGTGCGGATACACTTTCGATACGCTAGTGTCGCCATTACGTTCAGCAAATAGTTGATCAACAGCCGCTTTGCCCGTACCCGTAACCGACTGGTAGGTCGAAACGACAACCCGTTTAACGCCATAGCGGTCGTGCAGGGGCTTTAGCGCAACGACCATCTGGATCGTCGAGCAGTTTGGATTCGCAATAATCTTGTCTTCTGGCGTGAGCGTATTGGCGTTGATTTCAGGAACAACCAGCTTTTTGGTTGGGTCCATCCGCCAGGCCGACGAATTGTCAACTACGGTAATTCCTGCCTCCGCAAACTTGGGGGCCAGGGCCAGCGAGGTGCTACCTCCAGCCGAGAAAATCGCAACGGCAGGTTTGGCGGCAATGGCATCCTCAAAGCTAACGACTGTGTACGGTTTACCCTTGAACTCAATCTGTTTACCAACCGAGCGCTCGGAAGCAACGGGAATGAGTTCTGACACGGGGAAGTTACGTTCTTCCAGTACCTTCAGGATTTCGCCACCGACTAGGCCTGTGGCGCCAACGACTGCGATTTTCATAATTTTTTCACCAGTTAATTAAAAATTGACCGCAAAATTACAGTAATAAGTTGACATACAGATAAAAAAGGAAGATATTTTTAGTAGCCACCAATTACTTAAAATAGACAACGGAATCAGGAGTCACACAAACCTCCAACGGAATGTCAGTCGGTTCAATCGCGTCAATTTGCTCGACGGGCTCTACGAATGATAATCCGACTTTTAAACAGTCGGGGCGACAATCCGCCAGGAACCGATCATAAAAGCCGCCACCATAGCCGACTCGATGGCCCTGTCGATCAAAAGCCAGAAGTGGTACCAGTACAAGGTCAATCGCGCTGGTCTTGACGGCTAGAGAATCTTCGGCAATGGGCTCAGGAATACCCCATTGATTAGTAGCCAGAAGCGTATCTGGAGTCAGTTCGTAATGAGTCAGTTGGTACGTATCAGCATCCGTGATCGAAACAGCCAGCCGGACCTGCGGAAAATCGTGCCAAAAACGGTGAACGATTAGCCAGGTGTTTAGCTCGTTTTGGCGTGCGATGGGGAGGAAAGTATGAACGGTAAGCCTGCCATCCGTCCATACCTGATCGAAAAAATGCGCGCAGATTTTATGGCTATACTCAGCAAGCGCTGTATCGGACAGCGCCTTGCGAGTGGTCAGATACTGACGCCGTAAATCAGCTTTTTTCATACACGCTGTGATAGCCAGAAGCCAAACTTATTCCAAACAGAGCTGCATCCGATAGTCGAACGGATCGAAGACCGAACCGATTTTGTTTAAAAACTCCCGGTCGTTCAGGTGAAATGTCAGAAAGTTCTCGCTTCGTTCCTGTAATCCGCCATTAGGAAACAGTTCGTCTTTGACGGCCAGTAACTGCCGAACACCCACTTCCTGATTGTGCTCTTCGGCCCGGCGCATTTTCTTTTCCAGCCGTGTAATGGCATTGGCAAACCGCTTCGTCTCGGCTAAAACTGCTTTCTCAAGGGTAGGGTCAACCATTTGCGCTTTGTGCAAAATGTTGTCCAGCGCTTTGTTGACAACCTTGTTTTCGTTGTCGAACTTAAGCGTGTGCCGGGCGTGGTTTTCGACATACTCGCGCTTGAGAACCAGCGTGTCCTTAAACAGTTCTTCGGGCGTCAGACCCAACTTGCGAATGCGCTTTGCGCTTACTGATGGCACATACATCGCAAAATTGCGGGGCATCAGAATTGGAAAAGTAGTCTGGAAATAATCGAATACCGGTTTCAGCTGCAACCAGTAAGGTACTTCCGACGGTCCACCGATATAAGCCAGATTCGGTAGAATCGTTTCCTGGTACAGAGGTCGTAGCACGACGTTAGGACTGAATTGCTCCGGATGTTCGTCGAGCAGTTGTAACAACTCCTGTTCGGTAAACCGAAGCTTGGTATGTAGCACCCGATAGGTACCATCCTCCTTGCGCTCGATACGTTCGCGAAGCTGATCGTCCAGGTAAAACAGGTTAATGTCGCGCGGGGAAATAACCGTTTTGTACCCCAGTTTTTCGAGTAGCTCAGTTTGCTTTGCCACCAGTTCACCCGAGCGCTGATGCTGCAACTCATCCCGCATGACCGGGGCGAAAACACGCTTTAACGCGGCATCGTCGGCATCCAGCGATATAAGACCCTGACTCCCGAACAGCTCGTTTATGTAATGCCGGGCCGCATCGGCTAAGGTGTTGTGCTTTAAATACGCTTCTTCAAACAAGGACAGCTTTTCGGGAATCTGATTGAAAAGCGTCTTTAGTTCCTGCGGATTCATCCGTCCAACGGCTCCCCGCTGTTCGGTCGCCCAGGAGTAGTTTTTACCGAAGAGCGAGAAGTGATTGATTTCAGCAAAATCGTGATCTTCCGTCGCCATCCAGTAAACCGGCACAAAATTGTAGTCGGGATAGGCTTTCTTCAACTGTTGCGCCAGCCTGATTGTCGTAATCAGCTTGTAGACGATGTACAGCGGTCCCGTAAAGATATTTAGCTGGTGGCCCGTTGTAACCGTAAACGTGTTTGGCTGGAGGAGTACCGAAAAATCCGGTTTGTTAGAAATTTGTGCGTACTGCCGCTCAAGTGCATCGACTAAAACCTGCCGTTTTGATTCGTCAAATGTCTTATCATTGATCTGTTCTTTAAACGCTGATAACTCTGGGTAGCGCTGATAGAACGGGAAAAGTATATCTTTTTTATTGATGTAATCGAGAAATAAGGAAGAAAACTGGCCGGTGGATGCGAGCGGCAGGTACTGACAGTCCATGCAGGTTGGGATTTATTCGGCTCAACAACGGAAAAACCCGCAAGGTTCGGCTTGATCATAATGACCAGGACTAAACCTTGCGGGTCAGTAACAGTTAGGAGACAACTTCTCCGTATAAATCAAACTCTTCGGCCCGGTTGATCTGGACATTTGCGAAATCGCCCTGTCGAACGTAGCGATTGCTTGCCGATACCAGCACCTCATTATCTACTTCGGGAGAATCGCCTTCGGTACGGCCAATAAAATAGCCGCCCTCTTTGCGGTCGAAAAGAACTTTATAGGTTTTTCCGACTTTCTGCTGATTCAATTCGTGCGAAATACCCTGTTGTAATTCCATGAGCGCATCAGCACGTTCCTGCTTGATCTCATCGGATATATCGTCAGGCATGGAGAACGAGTGCGTGTTTTCTTCGTGCGAATACGTAAACACACCCATTCGGTCAAAACGCATCCGTTCAACAAAGTCGTACGTTTCGTCAAACATGGCGTCCGTTTCGCCGGGGTGGCCAACGATCAGGGTTGTACGCAACGTAATGTCCGGTACTTTTTCCCGAATCGTATGGATCAAGGCTTCCGTTTTTTCGCGGGTTGTACCCCGGCGCATCAGTTTCAACAATTCCGTCGAACCGGTTTGCAAAGGCATATCCAGGTAGTTGCAGACGTTTGGCCGGTCGCGCATAACGTCGAGTACTTCCAGCGGAAATCCTGACGGATATGCGTATTGCAGACGAATCCAGTCGATACCTTCCACGTCGGCAAGCTGGTTGATCAGATCGGCAAGGTTCCGCTTTTTGTACAGATCCAGACCGTAGTAGGTCAAATCCTGAGCAATAAGAATCAACTCTTTGGTGCCACGTCTGGCCAACGAACGCGCTTCGGTAAGCAAGTCGTCGATGGTTCGGGATACGTGTCCTCCGCGCATCAACGGGATAGCGCAGAACGAGCAGGGACGGTCGCAACCTTCGGCAATTTTCAGGTAAGCGTAATGCGCAGGCGTTGTCAAAAGCCGTTCGCCAACGAGTTCGTGCTTGTAGTCGGCCCGAAGTGTTTTCAGCATCCGGGGCAATTCGTTGGTGCCAAACCAGGCATCGACGGTAGGCATTTCGACTTCGAGTTCGTCTTTGTATCGATGGGACAAACACCCCGTTACGTACACTTTATCGACAATCCCTGCTTCCTTGGCATCGACGTAGCGGAGAATCGTGTTGATGGATTCTTCCTTCGCATTGTCTATAAAGCCGCAGGTATTGATGACAACGATGTTGGCATCGTCCTTTTTGGCTTCGTGCGTCACATCCATACCGTTGCCCTTCAGTTGCGTAAATAGCACTTCCGAATCGACTAGATTCTTCGAGCAGCCCAGCGTGACTATATTGATTTTATTGGTACGTATTCCTTTCGTTTTCAAAACAGTAATTATGCATTGCCGTGACTGTTAGAACGGCAGTTTTGTCTGCAAAGTTCGTTAAATTAATTAGAGTCTGATGGCTCAAACCAAACTGATTCGTGGACGACAACAGTATGAGTAAGCCTTTTGAAATAATGTTCCACAACATCTGGGAAAAAGAAAAGATTACTGATGCTGTGACGGCTTCCGTTCGTCAAGATAAACGTCCAATACGAGAAATCTGGCCCTTTCGTACGGTTATTTATATGATACTCAATGTCAGAGACAGTATGCGAGTTGAGAATAACATGAGAATTATCTTGAGTAATTGTAATGCATAAATCAGTTGGATCGAATGTAATGGTCCTGCCTTTGAACTGATGCCAATGTTTCCATTGTAGCCAAAAGGTGTGTATAGCTACGCCGAAGAAAAGGGCTATCGAAAGCAGCAGTAGTCCAATGGCCAGCGGATCAGAAGGCAGATTAGCTAGAGTAAGCCACAAGGTAATTAGGCCCAATAGCAACATTACACCACTGAATACCGTTTCGGAACTAGAAAAAAAACGCTTGGCTGTCCATTCAATTGACTGTTTACAAAGGAAGGGGGAGTTTTCGCCGACGGCGTCTGTCGTGTACCGGATCATCTTGTAAATGAACCAGATGAAGGGTATGAAAATGATCAGCAGTATACTAAAGAAAGTCTCCATATAGCATAAGAAATCACTTCATGGTTAATGTTCACGGTTGCCACTAACTACCGACTTCTCAGCGTGTTGTATGTCAGTAGGTTTGATATCCATCGCCCAAGCCAAGCGATGCCAGACAAGCGCTTGTGGAACATGGCCGAAGAAATGTTCGATAAATTCAACGTGGCCTATGTGGCTAATAAACAGGTTGTTTAGTTGAATGATTTGCCCGTCTGACCTGTAGAACAAGTAGTAACCGTAGCCAGCCAATGGATTTTTAGCATTGTCCATTTTCTGCAAGTGGTGTTCAAGACGAACAACAGTATTAGGCGTAAGAACGCTGTGCTGATCAGGGCTGTCAATCGTAATGCTCTGACTACTGGGATCAAAGGTAAGTACCACGTTTCGGGTGATGGTCCAGTATTGCCAATCGAAATAAAAATAAAAGATCAGGTATCCTGAAAAGGCTAAAAAGAAAGGTGCCAGCAGAAAGCCGAAGTATTGTTTTTGGTGAATGCTCACATCTACCACGATGAAAGCCAATACTGGCATCATAACAAGCAAAAGAGCTTCAAGTACCTTTGTAAATGTGAAAAAATACTGAGAAGCCGAAAAGTAGTAGGTGCGTTCCCGTTGTAATGGCGCATTCTCGCCAACGGTGTCATCTGTATAAACAAGAGCCCGGTTAATGAACCAGATGAATGGCACAAAGACAATAACCAGCAGAATGATGAACGTTTCCATGATGCCTAAAAAACAGCTTCATGGGTGATTTCTACTTTTACAGTTGACTGCCGGTTCTTCTGGACGTTGACCGGAAAAATATTGTTTTGAGTGTCAGAAAGGTTTGCGTACAAACCCTTCGGTTCACGTACGATCAGCGAGTAACGGCCAACAGGAAGGACAACGCAGAATTTTCCATTTTTATCGGATCGTACCGTCTTGATGGGCTTAGCCTCCCGGACGGAATTGATAAAACCATTGTCGCCCGCATCGACCTGACTCATATTCAGAAGTGGAAAAATAAGAATTTCCCGCTCAGCGGGTACGCCATCCGAATCCACGCTGGGCGAATCCACGCTGGGCATATGATTTCCGCGCTTTACCACAACCAAACCGCAGATTCCTTGCTTGGCGGCAGGTTTACGAGTCTGTTTGCGTGAGTGGTTTTGAGCGGAGACCGCAAACGCAACTACGAGCAAAAGAAATGTAACTGCCGCCTGTTTCATACCCGATGTCATTTCTTGAAAAACGAATCCACAAACTCCATCTTGTTGAAGGTTTGTAAATCGTCAATTTTTTCGCCGACGCCGATGTATTTGACCGGAATTTTAAACTGATCTGAAATACCGATGACAACGCCACCTTTGGCTGTACCGTCCAGCTTGGTAATGGCCAAAGCCGATACTTCCGTTGCTTTTGTAAATTCGGTAGCCTGGATAAACGCGTTCTGTCCCGTTGATCCGTCGAGTACTAAAAGCACCTCGTGCGGAGCGTCAGGAGTCACCTTCTGCATGACCCGTTTGATTTTGGTCAGCTCGTTCATCAGGTT contains the following coding sequences:
- a CDS encoding aspartate-semialdehyde dehydrogenase; translation: MKIAVVGATGLVGGEILKVLEERNFPVSELIPVASERSVGKQIEFKGKPYTVVSFEDAIAAKPAVAIFSAGGSTSLALAPKFAEAGITVVDNSSAWRMDPTKKLVVPEINANTLTPEDKIIANPNCSTIQMVVALKPLHDRYGVKRVVVSTYQSVTGTGKAAVDQLFAERNGDTSVSKVYPHPIDLNVLPHIDVFLDNGYTKEEMKMVNETKKIMGDDSIQVTATTVRIPTIGGHSEAVNVEFKNDFDVTEVVELLSNAEGVVVQDDPQNKVYPMPLTAHGKDEVFVGRIRRDESQPNTLNMWIVADNLRKGAATNAVQIAEYLLKHNLVEAGEVIA
- a CDS encoding PAS domain S-box protein — its product is MNGEREPLDQTITADYERIKFTLQAACIGTWELDITNQLVRWDDSCKTLFNFSGDDLVAYDQVLNLIHPGDRILIEEIVQQVINNQLGEQYNVKFRVYADESGQFRWLQSRGKIHIDKKTGSRRLLGILEDVTQSVDGQDQIAAQQKIEIDERFRGLINEVPVATCLLMGEDLIVEMANSPALAICGKDHSIIGKPLIDIFPELKGELVERMLHSTLRSGETNQTRNTLVELIVDGVSHTYYVDFVCKPLRNPAGTINAILVMGIDVTEQVMARMKIEESKDQLTFAIEAAELGVWDLNPATNKFTANNRLKEWFGVPSQKEVELDVALNAITDKDKQRVSGAIWNALQGQSGGQYDIEYTLVHPETKHERTVRAKGKAQFTDKGVAYRFNGTLQDITERGQIELVLAESAQKLRSLVESAPFPIGVYVGREMRIELANQSIMDVWGKGNNVVGKTYQEVLPELSNQDIYSQLDNVFTSGIPFHAKNQRVDLKVDGKLQPYYFNYSFTPLYDAKGEVYGVMNTAAEVTDLIVAKQQIEDAEVALRGAIELAELATWSVDANQSTFTFSERFMNWLGITESTKSLEEVYKLLPDESRQSVKEGIAACLQSGSSGFYENEHPVSNQLTGKMRIIHTQAQLYFDADNQPIALRGTAQDVTEQRQVQIALERQVQERTEELAAINEELAATNEELAATNEELAATNEELAESNQLFIRSNHNLEQFAYIASHDLQEPLRKVQQFGDLLIRQHGDQLGEGAMYLERMQSAASRMSTLIRDLLTFSRISTQQDSTGLVALNGVINMVLTDLDLRIQETSAAVNVGSLPVIQGDKSQLGQLFQNLISNALKFFRPDILPVINISAELIEVSDLPPTVKPTRSVRAYYRIDVADNGIGFDEKYIDRIFQVFQRLHTKSQYAGTGIGLAICEKVAANHGGAITATSQPGQGATFSVYLPA
- the bshC gene encoding bacillithiol biosynthesis cysteine-adding enzyme BshC, with translation MDCQYLPLASTGQFSSLFLDYINKKDILFPFYQRYPELSAFKEQINDKTFDESKRQVLVDALERQYAQISNKPDFSVLLQPNTFTVTTGHQLNIFTGPLYIVYKLITTIRLAQQLKKAYPDYNFVPVYWMATEDHDFAEINHFSLFGKNYSWATEQRGAVGRMNPQELKTLFNQIPEKLSLFEEAYLKHNTLADAARHYINELFGSQGLISLDADDAALKRVFAPVMRDELQHQRSGELVAKQTELLEKLGYKTVISPRDINLFYLDDQLRERIERKEDGTYRVLHTKLRFTEQELLQLLDEHPEQFSPNVVLRPLYQETILPNLAYIGGPSEVPYWLQLKPVFDYFQTTFPILMPRNFAMYVPSVSAKRIRKLGLTPEELFKDTLVLKREYVENHARHTLKFDNENKVVNKALDNILHKAQMVDPTLEKAVLAETKRFANAITRLEKKMRRAEEHNQEVGVRQLLAVKDELFPNGGLQERSENFLTFHLNDREFLNKIGSVFDPFDYRMQLCLE
- a CDS encoding 5-formyltetrahydrofolate cyclo-ligase → MKKADLRRQYLTTRKALSDTALAEYSHKICAHFFDQVWTDGRLTVHTFLPIARQNELNTWLIVHRFWHDFPQVRLAVSITDADTYQLTHYELTPDTLLATNQWGIPEPIAEDSLAVKTSAIDLVLVPLLAFDRQGHRVGYGGGFYDRFLADCRPDCLKVGLSFVEPVEQIDAIEPTDIPLEVCVTPDSVVYFK
- the rimO gene encoding 30S ribosomal protein S12 methylthiotransferase RimO, encoding MKTKGIRTNKINIVTLGCSKNLVDSEVLFTQLKGNGMDVTHEAKKDDANIVVINTCGFIDNAKEESINTILRYVDAKEAGIVDKVYVTGCLSHRYKDELEVEMPTVDAWFGTNELPRMLKTLRADYKHELVGERLLTTPAHYAYLKIAEGCDRPCSFCAIPLMRGGHVSRTIDDLLTEARSLARRGTKELILIAQDLTYYGLDLYKKRNLADLINQLADVEGIDWIRLQYAYPSGFPLEVLDVMRDRPNVCNYLDMPLQTGSTELLKLMRRGTTREKTEALIHTIREKVPDITLRTTLIVGHPGETDAMFDETYDFVERMRFDRMGVFTYSHEENTHSFSMPDDISDEIKQERADALMELQQGISHELNQQKVGKTYKVLFDRKEGGYFIGRTEGDSPEVDNEVLVSASNRYVRQGDFANVQINRAEEFDLYGEVVS